The proteins below come from a single Eubacterium limosum genomic window:
- a CDS encoding helix-turn-helix transcriptional regulator, with translation MQTHRLFEIIYLLLDKGQMTASELASHFEVSVRTIYRDIDRLSISGVPIYTNVGKNGGIALMDGYTLDKSILSDAEQNEILMALQSLKAVEYPDPDGLLTKLGTFFKKNQQSWIEVDFTGWGGSIQDRERSEELKNAILNRRTIHFSYWSADGKKSQRTADPIKLLFKGHNWYLQAYCHTRQDYRVFKLFRIQDLQVLGDTFEPYPAVPFTETAKTVMTPLHFTILKNRAYRVYDEFAGAQVTPLPGGDFDVRTCLPVDNWLIGYLLSFGGDLILHSPKPLCATLKEELEKALAHYAQF, from the coding sequence ATGCAGACCCATCGCCTGTTCGAAATTATCTACCTGCTTCTGGACAAGGGGCAGATGACCGCCAGCGAGCTGGCAAGCCATTTTGAGGTCTCTGTCCGCACCATTTACCGGGACATTGACCGCCTGAGCATTAGCGGCGTCCCCATTTACACCAACGTGGGAAAAAACGGCGGTATCGCCCTCATGGACGGCTACACCCTGGATAAGTCCATTCTGAGCGACGCTGAGCAGAATGAAATCCTCATGGCCCTTCAAAGCCTTAAAGCCGTCGAGTACCCTGACCCTGACGGCCTGCTCACCAAGCTGGGAACTTTTTTTAAAAAGAACCAGCAAAGCTGGATCGAGGTGGACTTTACGGGCTGGGGCGGCTCCATACAGGACCGGGAGCGCTCAGAGGAGCTCAAAAACGCCATTCTCAACCGGCGCACCATCCACTTTTCCTACTGGAGCGCCGACGGGAAGAAAAGCCAGCGCACCGCTGATCCCATCAAGCTGCTGTTCAAAGGCCACAACTGGTATCTTCAGGCCTACTGCCATACGAGACAGGACTACCGCGTGTTCAAGCTGTTCCGCATCCAGGATCTGCAGGTTCTGGGGGACACCTTTGAGCCCTATCCCGCCGTCCCCTTTACCGAAACAGCTAAAACCGTCATGACCCCGCTCCACTTCACCATCCTTAAAAACCGGGCCTACCGGGTTTACGACGAGTTCGCCGGTGCCCAGGTCACCCCGCTGCCCGGGGGCGATTTTGACGTGCGCACCTGTCTGCCTGTGGACAACTGGCTCATAGGCTACCTTCTTTCCTTTGGCGGCGACCTGATCCTCCATTCCCCCAAACCCCTCTGCGCCACCCTGAAAGAGGAGCTTGAAAAAGCTCTGGCCCATTACGCCCAATTCTGA
- the hemW gene encoding radical SAM family heme chaperone HemW, whose translation MENVGIYVHVPFCRQKCRYCDFPSWAGLGEAETGRYFEAVCLEIKAFAAEQGRVPAGTVYFGGGTPSYVAADYIGRVMDCIRECFELPEEAIEATIEANPGTLTDAKCRAYRNMGLNRVSMGLQTTSDRGLKALGRIHTYADFKTSLDLLGSAGFENISADLMFGLPGQTLEDVRQDIDRLTALASIKHISCYSLKIEEGTAFDTLYRQGKLLLPDEALERQMQHTIIDGLAENGFEQYEISNFARKGWESRHNSLYWVMKPYVGFGLGAASYYKEERRTNVMDMEDYCALVTQGKAPVLETHILDAQEKKGDFMFLGLRRMCGVDDADYRELFGSSFFEDFEEIENLVKAGLLTREDQVIRLTPKGQDLANQVFVAFV comes from the coding sequence ATGGAAAATGTCGGAATTTATGTGCATGTCCCCTTCTGCCGGCAGAAGTGCCGCTACTGTGATTTTCCCTCATGGGCGGGTCTTGGTGAGGCGGAGACTGGGCGTTATTTTGAGGCGGTCTGCCTTGAGATAAAGGCCTTCGCGGCTGAGCAGGGAAGAGTGCCCGCGGGCACGGTTTATTTTGGCGGGGGCACGCCCTCTTATGTGGCAGCCGATTATATCGGACGGGTCATGGACTGTATCCGGGAGTGCTTTGAGCTGCCTGAAGAGGCCATTGAGGCGACCATTGAGGCGAACCCCGGAACCCTGACCGATGCGAAATGCCGGGCTTACCGAAACATGGGCCTTAACCGTGTGAGTATGGGCCTCCAGACCACAAGCGACAGGGGGCTGAAGGCTCTGGGCCGTATCCACACCTACGCGGATTTTAAGACGTCTCTGGATCTGCTGGGAAGCGCGGGATTTGAGAATATCTCAGCGGATTTGATGTTTGGCCTGCCGGGGCAGACCCTGGAGGATGTACGGCAGGATATTGACCGTCTCACTGCCCTTGCTTCCATTAAGCATATTTCCTGCTACAGTCTGAAAATCGAGGAGGGAACAGCCTTTGACACGCTGTACCGCCAGGGGAAACTGCTGCTGCCGGACGAGGCGCTGGAAAGGCAGATGCAGCACACTATCATTGACGGTCTGGCTGAGAACGGCTTTGAGCAGTATGAGATATCGAACTTTGCGAGGAAAGGCTGGGAAAGCCGTCACAACAGCCTGTACTGGGTGATGAAGCCCTATGTGGGCTTTGGACTGGGGGCAGCCTCCTATTATAAGGAAGAGCGCCGAACCAATGTGATGGATATGGAAGACTACTGCGCTCTGGTCACGCAGGGAAAAGCCCCGGTGCTCGAGACGCACATTTTGGACGCCCAGGAGAAAAAGGGCGACTTTATGTTCCTGGGACTGCGGCGCATGTGCGGGGTGGATGATGCGGATTACCGGGAGCTGTTTGGCAGTAGTTTTTTTGAGGATTTTGAGGAAATCGAAAACCTTGTGAAGGCGGGACTTCTCACGCGTGAGGATCAGGTTATCCGGCTTACCCCAAAGGGGCAGGACCTGGCGAATCAGGTGTTTGTAGCTTTTGTTTAG
- the hrcA gene encoding heat-inducible transcriptional repressor HrcA has translation MDLKERKKKILEVIIKDYINTAEPVGSRTLSKRYNLGISPATIRNEMADLEDLGFLMQPHTSSGRIPTQLAYRYYVDEIMQIQKLAKVVRNDIHNGYLKITRELDNTMNHTAKVLSQLTNYTSVVLSPRVSCFNCKHVQIVPLIKERVLLIVVTYEGMAKNIEMTLSQEIDTTLALKLSNVLNSFLKNISFQEINMELVDQIQELSPDESNLLREILPVLRDTLMEEASDIHSMGLTNLFNYPEFSDVEKIRHLVNVIEEKPLLAGILSSDDTSQVINISIGDENDNENLKEFSIITTTYELEGKTVGAFGVIGPTRMNYDNVSSVLDYIRNELNTNLTKLLMK, from the coding sequence ATGGACTTGAAAGAGAGAAAGAAGAAGATATTGGAGGTAATCATTAAGGATTACATCAATACCGCCGAACCGGTAGGGTCCCGGACCTTGTCAAAGCGTTATAACCTTGGCATCAGCCCTGCGACCATCCGGAACGAAATGGCTGATCTCGAAGACCTGGGCTTTTTAATGCAGCCGCACACCTCATCTGGAAGAATTCCGACTCAGCTGGCATACCGCTATTATGTCGATGAGATCATGCAAATCCAAAAATTAGCTAAGGTTGTGAGAAATGACATCCATAATGGGTATCTAAAAATAACAAGGGAGCTGGATAACACCATGAACCACACGGCAAAGGTGCTGTCCCAGCTGACCAACTACACCTCTGTGGTGCTGTCGCCGCGGGTTTCCTGCTTTAACTGCAAGCACGTACAGATTGTTCCTTTAATAAAGGAACGTGTTTTACTCATTGTGGTCACCTATGAAGGGATGGCAAAGAACATTGAAATGACCCTTTCGCAGGAAATTGACACCACTTTGGCCCTGAAACTGAGTAATGTCTTAAACAGTTTCCTCAAAAATATTTCCTTCCAGGAAATTAACATGGAGCTAGTCGATCAGATTCAGGAATTGTCTCCGGATGAAAGCAATTTACTCCGGGAAATTCTTCCGGTATTAAGGGATACTTTGATGGAAGAGGCTTCAGACATCCATTCCATGGGTCTGACGAATCTTTTCAATTATCCTGAATTCAGTGATGTGGAAAAAATCCGTCACCTGGTCAATGTGATCGAGGAGAAACCGCTGCTGGCGGGTATTCTGTCAAGTGATGACACCAGTCAGGTGATTAACATCAGCATCGGGGATGAAAATGATAATGAGAACCTGAAGGAATTCAGTATTATTACAACAACCTACGAGCTGGAAGGAAAGACCGTAGGCGCTTTTGGGGTCATAGGACCAACGAGGATGAATTATGATAATGTTTCCTCGGTTCTTGATTATATAAGAAATGAACTGAACACAAACTTAACAAAATTATTAATGAAATAG
- the grpE gene encoding nucleotide exchange factor GrpE encodes MAKEEKMEQNVDETVKEEATEEQTTEEQTAEEAVEDVEKSVNEAAKAEEAAMERLMRLQADFENYKKRTQKEKTDIYQFALEGFVTKLLPVLDNLDRAEAAADDDNTDKYREGVQMVFKQLIGVLNEEGLQEIDCVGTAFDPNFHHGVAVGEDPEKDDQVVLEVFQKGYTFKDKVIRPAMVKVNQK; translated from the coding sequence ATGGCTAAGGAAGAAAAGATGGAACAAAACGTAGACGAAACCGTTAAGGAAGAAGCTACAGAGGAACAGACAACAGAAGAACAGACAGCTGAGGAAGCTGTAGAGGATGTTGAAAAATCGGTAAATGAAGCGGCCAAGGCAGAGGAAGCAGCGATGGAGCGTCTTATGCGCCTTCAGGCGGATTTTGAAAACTATAAAAAAAGAACGCAGAAGGAAAAGACCGACATTTACCAGTTTGCTCTTGAAGGCTTTGTCACAAAGCTTTTACCAGTGCTTGACAACCTGGACCGCGCCGAAGCGGCAGCCGATGATGACAATACGGACAAATACCGCGAGGGTGTTCAGATGGTTTTCAAGCAGTTAATTGGTGTTCTGAACGAGGAGGGTCTGCAGGAAATTGACTGTGTGGGCACCGCCTTTGATCCGAACTTCCACCACGGTGTTGCCGTTGGAGAAGATCCTGAAAAAGATGATCAGGTTGTTCTGGAGGTTTTCCAGAAGGGCTACACTTTTAAGGACAAGGTCATAAGACCCGCAATGGTTAAGGTTAATCAGAAGTAA
- a CDS encoding tyrosine-protein phosphatase produces MKKFVGIGALIAAAAAVPYLIHKKRQKKLQAEDFNQTESLPLPEKNPWETDFKDEDHLIFCDESNLGKRLIQLENSINIRDIGGYTGLDGRKTKWRKVIRSEELAHLSDKDVEYFEELGLKHVFDFRDAPKAKALPDKLPSTADYKNIPVLKNIPFSHNEINFTAPDGIDQFMRKIYGYQVENAAPLYAEILKVMTDPNQYPILYHCTNGKDRTGFMTALILLICGVPEETIISDYSLTNLTFDEAFEILGTIMADEMNEAKGISKDQLKDFFGVKPEWLKIQLNYIKENYENVDAYLLDKTDLTKEDLDKIRENMLEAPSV; encoded by the coding sequence ATGAAAAAATTTGTAGGCATTGGGGCGCTTATTGCCGCGGCTGCCGCAGTCCCATATCTGATTCATAAAAAACGTCAGAAAAAGCTTCAGGCAGAAGATTTTAACCAGACCGAGAGCCTTCCGCTTCCGGAAAAAAATCCCTGGGAAACCGATTTTAAGGACGAAGACCATCTGATCTTCTGTGACGAGTCCAACCTGGGCAAGCGGCTGATCCAGCTGGAAAATTCCATCAATATCCGCGATATCGGCGGCTATACCGGCCTGGACGGACGCAAGACAAAATGGCGCAAGGTGATCCGCAGCGAAGAGCTGGCGCACCTTTCCGATAAGGATGTGGAATACTTTGAGGAGCTTGGACTCAAGCATGTCTTTGACTTCAGAGACGCGCCCAAAGCCAAAGCCCTGCCAGACAAGCTGCCCTCCACCGCAGATTACAAAAACATTCCGGTGCTCAAAAATATCCCCTTCAGCCACAACGAGATCAACTTTACAGCGCCTGACGGCATCGATCAGTTCATGCGCAAGATCTACGGCTACCAGGTCGAAAACGCCGCGCCGCTCTACGCAGAAATCCTCAAGGTCATGACCGACCCCAACCAATACCCCATCCTGTACCACTGCACCAACGGAAAGGACCGCACCGGCTTCATGACTGCCCTCATCCTGCTGATCTGCGGTGTGCCGGAGGAAACCATTATCTCGGATTACTCCCTGACCAACCTGACCTTTGATGAAGCCTTCGAGATTCTCGGCACCATCATGGCCGATGAAATGAACGAGGCCAAGGGTATTTCCAAAGACCAGCTCAAAGATTTCTTTGGCGTCAAGCCCGAATGGCTGAAGATTCAGCTGAACTACATCAAGGAAAACTACGAAAATGTCGACGCTTACCTGCTTGATAAAACCGATCTGACAAAAGAAGATCTGGATAAAATCCGCGAAAACATGCTGGAAGCGCCAAGCGTATAA